The following coding sequences lie in one Chryseobacterium culicis genomic window:
- a CDS encoding TonB-dependent receptor domain-containing protein — translation MIIKLWLLILFLFLSFCGKAQKAAPDSLTETKSSTTHISEVVIQSAPRKVKLSDGNLVMSIAGNKDFKTSTHLLDVLRKTPGVTVDQEDGIFIGGRITPAIFIDGKPVVMSNQEIQAYLRSLSPEMVESIEVNTNPSSKYDAEFKGIIDIKLKKNTSLGWKANYNGNVYVNKFNYRENAVSLSYHTGKVTYNLQAGYNEGISTYRYKALQQLANTNVLRTNTYQKDFGKVYNIQAGADFRLNDKNRAGINLRGNFRNIDRIRNGSLYATDKNEKQLVFHTINENSTDYSQDNYGLTADYSFQNKGFKLTFLGNYLSVKNKQDDDFINRDQATANLLSYWKSDLLNKINIYTAQIDASQKINTIYLEAGIKYSNSDTHNNIRYDTLSAGNQFVFDPTRSNIFSYKERIWSGYLSYRQKIGNLQINAGLRFENTSSISNAVTLDSVVSRNYLKWLPSLSTSYAFNKSSELSLSYSRKITRPSFWQLNPFRFYFSPLNYSMGNPYLLPSLTSQIKATYRYKNWVTSFTVGKEKEVMTRYPLYNPETNVLEYLGTNLPYRNFAVLETSFPIRITKWWNLTSQIAGYYNYEFRPYLDEVFALNIYNYEVRLNQVFSLPKGFTVNLFANYESKTGNSLYIFKPRYTVDVSVQKLWLDNKLNTKIGFNNLFDSYEQQLEFRHKQIMDNRTVHWWDSSRLVFSLSYNIGSSKYQVNETQKTEEENRTR, via the coding sequence ATGATCATCAAATTATGGCTTTTGATACTGTTCCTGTTTCTTTCATTTTGTGGAAAAGCACAGAAAGCAGCCCCAGATTCTCTGACTGAAACAAAATCTTCCACAACCCATATTTCAGAAGTGGTTATCCAGTCAGCTCCAAGAAAAGTAAAACTGAGTGACGGAAATCTTGTAATGTCTATTGCGGGAAACAAAGACTTTAAAACCTCTACCCATCTTCTCGATGTGTTAAGAAAAACACCGGGTGTTACAGTAGACCAGGAAGACGGAATTTTTATTGGAGGAAGAATTACTCCCGCAATTTTTATTGATGGCAAGCCTGTTGTGATGAGTAATCAGGAAATACAGGCGTATTTACGGTCTTTATCACCTGAAATGGTAGAATCTATAGAAGTAAATACCAATCCGTCTTCAAAATATGATGCGGAATTTAAGGGAATTATTGATATTAAATTAAAAAAGAATACCAGCCTCGGCTGGAAAGCCAATTATAACGGCAATGTCTACGTGAATAAATTTAACTATCGGGAAAATGCAGTGAGCTTATCTTACCATACAGGAAAGGTGACGTACAACTTGCAGGCAGGTTATAATGAAGGAATTTCAACCTATCGATATAAAGCCTTACAACAGTTAGCGAATACTAATGTCCTGCGCACCAATACCTATCAGAAAGACTTTGGTAAAGTGTATAATATTCAGGCAGGAGCAGATTTCAGACTGAATGATAAAAACAGAGCCGGGATCAATCTGAGAGGAAACTTCCGGAACATTGACCGTATCCGTAACGGATCTCTTTATGCTACTGATAAGAATGAAAAACAACTGGTATTCCATACAATAAATGAAAACTCTACGGATTATTCACAGGATAACTATGGGCTCACAGCAGATTATTCTTTCCAAAACAAAGGATTTAAGCTTACTTTTCTTGGGAATTATCTTTCCGTTAAAAATAAACAGGATGATGATTTTATTAATAGAGATCAAGCTACAGCGAATCTTTTATCTTATTGGAAATCTGACTTACTTAACAAAATTAATATCTATACTGCTCAGATAGATGCTTCCCAAAAAATAAATACTATATATCTTGAAGCAGGCATCAAGTACAGCAATTCCGACACCCATAATAATATCAGGTATGATACACTGTCTGCCGGAAATCAGTTTGTTTTTGATCCTACGCGAAGCAATATATTTTCCTATAAGGAGAGAATATGGTCAGGCTATCTTTCTTACAGACAAAAGATAGGGAATTTGCAGATCAATGCCGGATTGAGATTTGAAAATACAAGCAGTATTTCCAATGCTGTTACTTTGGATTCCGTTGTTTCCAGAAACTACCTGAAATGGCTTCCGTCATTAAGTACAAGCTATGCTTTTAATAAGTCCAGTGAACTTTCTCTTTCCTATAGCAGGAAGATAACAAGACCGAGTTTCTGGCAGCTTAATCCGTTCAGGTTTTATTTCAGTCCTCTCAATTACTCGATGGGAAACCCCTATTTACTACCTTCTTTGACCAGTCAGATCAAAGCAACCTATCGTTATAAAAACTGGGTGACAAGCTTTACAGTTGGAAAAGAAAAAGAGGTGATGACCCGTTATCCTCTTTATAATCCGGAAACGAATGTACTGGAATATTTAGGAACAAATCTTCCCTATCGTAACTTTGCTGTCCTGGAAACCAGCTTTCCCATCAGAATTACAAAATGGTGGAATCTCACGAGCCAGATCGCAGGATATTACAATTATGAGTTCAGACCTTATCTGGATGAGGTCTTTGCATTGAATATCTATAATTATGAAGTAAGATTGAATCAGGTATTTTCGCTTCCAAAAGGATTTACGGTGAATCTGTTTGCCAATTATGAGTCTAAAACGGGAAATAGCCTTTACATTTTCAAACCAAGGTATACCGTTGATGTATCAGTCCAAAAGTTATGGCTTGATAATAAACTGAACACAAAAATCGGGTTTAATAATCTCTTTGATTCTTATGAACAGCAGTTAGAATTCCGCCATAAACAAATTATGGATAACCGTACTGTCCATTGGTGGGATAGCAGCCGACTGGTATTTTCGCTTAGTTATAATATAGGAAGTTCGAAATATCAGGTAAATGAAACCCAGAAAACGGAAGAAGAAAACAGAACAAGATAA
- a CDS encoding dimethylarginine dimethylaminohydrolase family protein, whose product MRLNIKNETGRLKSVVLGQPNSLGAVPTLEESYDAKSYYSIEHNIYPKEEDIINEMNAFEAVLKKYDVEVLRPSIIKDYNQVFSRDVAFVIDDKMIISNVIADRADEQEAYKSVFEKVAWRKIINLPETAHIEGGDVIVWNDFIFIGTCFSEDYRNYKTARTNEYAIEILKEYFPKKRIIDLELKKNDKVPFEGILHLDCTFNPVGEDKCIIYKNGFVDESDYRLIIDIFGEENCFHINDEEMFEMFPNIFSISPDVVVSDKAFTRMNDHLRNEWGMTVEEIPYREISKMGGLLRCSTMPLVRE is encoded by the coding sequence ATGAGACTAAACATTAAAAACGAAACGGGGAGGCTGAAGTCAGTAGTTCTAGGCCAGCCTAATTCATTGGGAGCAGTTCCCACACTAGAGGAAAGTTATGACGCAAAGTCATATTACTCAATCGAACACAACATTTATCCTAAAGAAGAGGATATTATCAATGAAATGAATGCTTTTGAAGCAGTGTTAAAAAAGTATGACGTTGAAGTACTGCGTCCAAGTATCATCAAAGACTACAACCAGGTTTTTTCCAGAGACGTAGCCTTTGTAATTGATGACAAGATGATCATTTCCAATGTGATCGCGGACAGAGCAGACGAGCAGGAAGCATACAAAAGCGTTTTTGAAAAAGTAGCATGGAGAAAGATCATTAACCTTCCGGAAACAGCACACATTGAAGGAGGAGACGTAATCGTATGGAATGATTTTATTTTTATCGGAACCTGCTTCAGCGAGGATTACAGAAACTATAAAACGGCAAGAACCAACGAGTATGCCATTGAAATCTTAAAAGAATATTTTCCAAAGAAAAGAATCATTGATCTGGAACTGAAAAAAAACGATAAAGTTCCGTTTGAAGGTATTCTGCATTTGGACTGCACATTTAATCCGGTAGGAGAAGACAAATGTATCATTTATAAAAACGGGTTTGTAGATGAAAGCGATTACCGTTTAATCATCGATATTTTCGGAGAAGAAAACTGTTTCCACATCAATGATGAAGAAATGTTTGAAATGTTCCCGAATATTTTCTCCATTTCACCTGATGTAGTAGTTTCAGACAAAGCATTCACGAGAATGAATGATCACTTGAGAAACGAATGGGGAATGACTGTTGAAGAAATCCCTTACAGAGAAATCTCTAAAATGGGAGGCTTGTTGAGATGCTCTACAATGCCGCTTGTGAGAGAATAA
- the ctlX gene encoding citrulline utilization hydrolase CtlX yields MQTTDTVLMIEPIAFGYNAETAKNNYFQVEQTGSDIQSKALAEFNTFVGKLRGKGINVITIKDTLDPHTPDSIFPNNWVSFHKDGKVVLYPMFASNRRVERREDIIESIKDQGFEVAEIDDWSFSETQGHFLEGTGSMIFDHDNKIAYGSVSLRLDEKLFREFCTKFGFTPVVFHSFQTVGTERLPIYHTNVMMCVADQFVVICLDCIDDELEREKVTETIKGSGKEIIEISEDQMQQFAGNMLQVQNKDGEKFLVMSQTAYQSLSADQVAAIEKYCEIIYSDLNTIEVNGGGSARCMLAEVFLPKK; encoded by the coding sequence ATGCAAACAACAGATACAGTATTAATGATAGAGCCGATTGCATTCGGTTATAACGCTGAAACAGCGAAAAACAATTACTTTCAGGTAGAACAAACGGGTTCTGACATCCAGTCGAAAGCTTTGGCAGAGTTCAATACCTTTGTCGGAAAACTGAGGGGAAAAGGAATCAATGTAATCACGATAAAAGATACGTTGGATCCCCATACTCCGGATTCTATTTTCCCAAACAACTGGGTAAGTTTCCATAAAGACGGGAAAGTGGTTTTATATCCGATGTTCGCTTCCAACAGAAGAGTGGAAAGAAGAGAAGATATTATTGAAAGCATCAAAGATCAGGGATTTGAAGTTGCTGAAATTGATGACTGGTCTTTCTCAGAAACTCAGGGGCATTTCCTGGAGGGGACGGGAAGTATGATTTTTGATCACGATAATAAAATTGCTTACGGTTCCGTTTCTTTGAGGCTGGATGAAAAACTGTTCAGGGAATTCTGTACAAAATTCGGATTCACTCCGGTTGTTTTCCACTCATTTCAGACGGTAGGAACAGAAAGACTTCCAATCTACCACACCAATGTCATGATGTGTGTGGCAGATCAATTTGTGGTAATATGCCTTGACTGTATTGATGATGAGCTGGAAAGAGAAAAAGTAACAGAAACGATTAAAGGTTCTGGAAAAGAAATTATCGAAATTTCAGAAGATCAAATGCAGCAGTTTGCGGGAAATATGCTTCAGGTTCAAAATAAAGACGGAGAGAAATTTCTGGTAATGAGCCAGACGGCTTATCAATCTTTATCAGCAGATCAGGTGGCGGCTATTGAAAAATACTGCGAAATTATCTATTCAGACCTTAATACCATTGAAGTAAATGGAGGAGGAAGTGCAAGATGTATGCTTGCTGAGGTTTTTCTTCCAAAAAAATAA
- a CDS encoding S-adenosylmethionine decarboxylase family protein, with translation MNPLSSKGLHILLTLETESEDLLLDSKGFLEFTEEILKTKEVEIVGVTNHIFENESFTSAVILKESHLCIHTWPEFKQLTFDVFLCNYSQDNTTKVEQIADEVVQYFKANTIQKHKIYR, from the coding sequence TTGAACCCATTATCAAGTAAAGGTTTACATATTCTTCTGACTTTGGAAACAGAGTCAGAAGATTTGTTATTAGACAGCAAAGGTTTTCTCGAGTTTACAGAAGAAATTCTGAAAACCAAAGAGGTGGAAATTGTAGGAGTGACTAATCATATTTTTGAAAATGAAAGCTTTACTTCCGCAGTAATCCTTAAAGAATCTCACCTTTGTATTCACACGTGGCCGGAGTTTAAACAGCTTACTTTTGATGTTTTCCTTTGCAATTATTCACAGGACAATACCACAAAAGTAGAGCAGATTGCAGATGAGGTGGTTCAGTATTTTAAAGCTAATACCATTCAGAAACACAAAATTTACAGATAA